A single region of the Vidua macroura isolate BioBank_ID:100142 chromosome 12, ASM2450914v1, whole genome shotgun sequence genome encodes:
- the MTMR10 gene encoding myotubularin-related protein 10 isoform X1, whose protein sequence is MFSLKQPKPTFKSYLLPQADDNIASEPRIKKLEPVLLPAATHHVIGEGNPLFIEAPLCSSAPGEIVVNEVNFVRKCIATDTSQYDLWGKLVCTNFKISFITDDPMPLQKFHYKNLLLGEHDVPLTCIEQIVTVNDTKRKQKVLGPNQKLKFNPTELIIYCKDFRIVRFRFDEAGPESAKKVCLAIAHYSQPTDLQLLFAFEYVGEIYHNPAKKVNGIDPGGGGGGISSASGQQTPLFETYSDWDREIKRTGASEWRVCSVNEGYMISTCLPEYFVVPSSLADQDLKLYSYSFIGRRMPLWSWNHPNGSALVRMANIKDVLQQRRIDQRICNAITRSHPLRSDVYKSDLDKCLPNIQEIQAAHNKLKQLCVDDPFDETEEKWLSSLENTRWLEYVRAFLKHSAELVYMMECKHVSVVLQEEEGRDLSCLAASLIQVMLDPYFRTIVGFQSLIQKEWVMAGYQFLDRCNHLKRSDKESPLFLMFLDCVWQLLEQYPAAFEFSEVYLTVLYDSARISLFGTFLFNCPHQRVKESTEFAISKNIQLGDEKGLRFPCVWDWSLQFTSRDRLLFHNPLFIGKSTPSVHNGAVRTFKRSKKNYSSTLRGVPPALKNGIIGEQEFLPRRNSLILKLKPEFFQSAEGQSHSMEQYFRDWFAKPVDLHGIILPHLSGTQIKLWKLCYFRWVPEAQINHGGSITAFHRVSLLADEVDMLNRSLRQYKSKSSLQGHCSELDQSRMYFRANGLNDTSGAPDFLSSSFPFSPVGNLCRRSILGTPLSKFLSGAKIWLSTETLANED, encoded by the exons ctgcaacACATCACGTGATAGGAGAAGGAAATCCACTGTTCATTGAGGCACCCTTGTGCAGTAGTGCCCCAG gtGAAATTGTGGTGAACGAAGTAAATTTTGTAAGGAAGTGCATTGCAACAGACACGAGCCAGTATGATCTGTGGGGCAAGCTGGTTTGCACTAACTTCAAGATTTCCTTTATTACAGATGACCCAATGCCACTGCAG AAATTCCATTATAAAAACCTCCTCCTTGGTGAACACGATGTCCCACTCACATGCATCGAGCAGATTGTCACAG TGAATGATACCAAGAGGAAGCAGAAGGTCCTTGGTCCCAAccaaaaactgaaatttaatcCGActgaattaataatttattgcaAAGACTTCCGTATTGTCAGGTTTCGTTTTGATGAAGCAGGTCCTGAAAGTGCAAAAAAG GTGTGCCTTGCAATAGCTCATTATTCTCAGCCAACGGATCTTCAGCTTCTCTTTGCATTTGAGTATGTTGGGGAAATATATCATAATCCAG CAAAGAAGGTGAATGGCATAGACCCAGGAGGTGGTGGCGGTGGCATCAGCAGTGCCAGTGGTCAACAGACTCCTCTGTTTGAAACTTACTCGGATTGGGATAGAGAAATCAAAAGGACAGGTGCATCCGAGTGGAGAGTGTGCTCAGTCAATGAAGGTTATATGATCTCCACTTG CCTACCAGAATATTTTGTGGTTCCGTCTTCCTTAGCAGATCAAGACCTGAAGCTGTACTCCTACTCCTTCATTGGGAGGCGAATGCCA TTATGGTCCTGGAATCACCCAAACGGGAGCGCCCTTGTGAGAATGGCCAACATTAAAGATGTATTGCAGCAGCGAAGAATTGATCAAAG GATTTGTAATGCCATAACTCGAAGCCATCCCCTGAGAAGTGATGTTTACAAATCTGACCTGGACAAGTGTCTCCCCAACATCCAGGAAATCCAGGCTGCACACAACAAACTCAAACAGCTCTGTGTTGATG ACCCTTTTGATGAAACTGAAGAGAAGTGGCTGTCCTCCCTGGAAAACACTCGCTGGTTAGAGTACGTTAG AGCCTTTCTTAAGCATTCTGCTGAGCTTGTCTACATGATGGAGTGTAAGCACGTTTCTGTAGTTCTACAAG AGGAAGAGGGACGGGACCTGAGCTgtcttgctgcttctctcaTTCAAGTCATGCTGGATCCCTATTTTCGAACAATTGTTGGATTTCAAAGCCTAATACAGAAGGAATGGGTCATGGCAGGATATCAATTTTTAGATAGGTGTAACCACTTAAAGAGATCTGACAAAGAG tcTCCTTTGTTCTTGATGTTCCTTGACTGCGTTTGGCAGCTGCTGGAACAATACCCAGCAGCCTTCGAGTTCTCTGAGGTGTACCTGACCGTCCTGTACGACAGCGCCCGCATCTCCTTGTTCGGCACCTTCCTCTTCAACTGCCCTCACCAGCGAGTCAAGGAAAGCACT GAATTTGCTATAAGCAAAAATATTCAGCTGGGTGATGAGAAAGGCCTCAGGTTTCCGTGTGTTTGGGACTGGTCTCTTCAGTTCACGAGCCGGGACCGGCTGCTGTTCCACAACCCGCTGTTCATCGGGAAGAGCACGCCCAGCGTGCACAATGGGGCTGTCCGGACCTTCAAGCGCTCCAAG aaaaactaCAGCTCCACATTGCGAGGTGTCCCCCCAGCACTAAAAAACGGAATCATCGGTGAGCAGGAGTTCCTTCCAAGAAGAAACTCTCTGATACTAAAATTGAAGCCAGAGTTTTTCCAGtcagcagaggggcagagccACAGTATGGAGCAGTACTTCAGAGACTGGTTTGCAAAGCCCGTTGATTTGCACGGCATCATTCTGCCCCATCTCTCTGGAACACAAATAAAACTGTGGAAACTCTGCTACTTCCGCTGGGTTCCTGAGGCGCAGATCAACCATGGGGGCTCCATCACCGCCTTCCACAGAGTTtctctgctggcagatgagGTGGACATGTTAAACCGCAGCCTGCGGCAGTACAAGAGCAAGTCCTCCTTGCAAGGCCACTGCTCAGAACTGGATCAAAGCAGGATGTACTTCAGAGCAAATGGTTTAAATGACACCTCAGGTGCCCCAGACTTTCTCTCCTCttcattcccattttctcctGTAGGGAACCTATGCA
- the MTMR10 gene encoding myotubularin-related protein 10 isoform X4 gives MAKWCFMVDALYLYNGCKADDNIASEPRIKKLEPVLLPGEIVVNEVNFVRKCIATDTSQYDLWGKLVCTNFKISFITDDPMPLQKFHYKNLLLGEHDVPLTCIEQIVTVNDTKRKQKVLGPNQKLKFNPTELIIYCKDFRIVRFRFDEAGPESAKKVCLAIAHYSQPTDLQLLFAFEYVGEIYHNPAKKVNGIDPGGGGGGISSASGQQTPLFETYSDWDREIKRTGASEWRVCSVNEGYMISTCLPEYFVVPSSLADQDLKLYSYSFIGRRMPLWSWNHPNGSALVRMANIKDVLQQRRIDQRICNAITRSHPLRSDVYKSDLDKCLPNIQEIQAAHNKLKQLCVDDPFDETEEKWLSSLENTRWLEYVRAFLKHSAELVYMMECKHVSVVLQEEEGRDLSCLAASLIQVMLDPYFRTIVGFQSLIQKEWVMAGYQFLDRCNHLKRSDKESPLFLMFLDCVWQLLEQYPAAFEFSEVYLTVLYDSARISLFGTFLFNCPHQRVKESTEFAISKNIQLGDEKGLRFPCVWDWSLQFTSRDRLLFHNPLFIGKSTPSVHNGAVRTFKRSKKNYSSTLRGVPPALKNGIIGEQEFLPRRNSLILKLKPEFFQSAEGQSHSMEQYFRDWFAKPVDLHGIILPHLSGTQIKLWKLCYFRWVPEAQINHGGSITAFHRVSLLADEVDMLNRSLRQYKSKSSLQGHCSELDQSRMYFRANGLNDTSGAPDFLSSSFPFSPVGNLCRRSILGTPLSKFLSGAKIWLSTETLANED, from the exons gtGAAATTGTGGTGAACGAAGTAAATTTTGTAAGGAAGTGCATTGCAACAGACACGAGCCAGTATGATCTGTGGGGCAAGCTGGTTTGCACTAACTTCAAGATTTCCTTTATTACAGATGACCCAATGCCACTGCAG AAATTCCATTATAAAAACCTCCTCCTTGGTGAACACGATGTCCCACTCACATGCATCGAGCAGATTGTCACAG TGAATGATACCAAGAGGAAGCAGAAGGTCCTTGGTCCCAAccaaaaactgaaatttaatcCGActgaattaataatttattgcaAAGACTTCCGTATTGTCAGGTTTCGTTTTGATGAAGCAGGTCCTGAAAGTGCAAAAAAG GTGTGCCTTGCAATAGCTCATTATTCTCAGCCAACGGATCTTCAGCTTCTCTTTGCATTTGAGTATGTTGGGGAAATATATCATAATCCAG CAAAGAAGGTGAATGGCATAGACCCAGGAGGTGGTGGCGGTGGCATCAGCAGTGCCAGTGGTCAACAGACTCCTCTGTTTGAAACTTACTCGGATTGGGATAGAGAAATCAAAAGGACAGGTGCATCCGAGTGGAGAGTGTGCTCAGTCAATGAAGGTTATATGATCTCCACTTG CCTACCAGAATATTTTGTGGTTCCGTCTTCCTTAGCAGATCAAGACCTGAAGCTGTACTCCTACTCCTTCATTGGGAGGCGAATGCCA TTATGGTCCTGGAATCACCCAAACGGGAGCGCCCTTGTGAGAATGGCCAACATTAAAGATGTATTGCAGCAGCGAAGAATTGATCAAAG GATTTGTAATGCCATAACTCGAAGCCATCCCCTGAGAAGTGATGTTTACAAATCTGACCTGGACAAGTGTCTCCCCAACATCCAGGAAATCCAGGCTGCACACAACAAACTCAAACAGCTCTGTGTTGATG ACCCTTTTGATGAAACTGAAGAGAAGTGGCTGTCCTCCCTGGAAAACACTCGCTGGTTAGAGTACGTTAG AGCCTTTCTTAAGCATTCTGCTGAGCTTGTCTACATGATGGAGTGTAAGCACGTTTCTGTAGTTCTACAAG AGGAAGAGGGACGGGACCTGAGCTgtcttgctgcttctctcaTTCAAGTCATGCTGGATCCCTATTTTCGAACAATTGTTGGATTTCAAAGCCTAATACAGAAGGAATGGGTCATGGCAGGATATCAATTTTTAGATAGGTGTAACCACTTAAAGAGATCTGACAAAGAG tcTCCTTTGTTCTTGATGTTCCTTGACTGCGTTTGGCAGCTGCTGGAACAATACCCAGCAGCCTTCGAGTTCTCTGAGGTGTACCTGACCGTCCTGTACGACAGCGCCCGCATCTCCTTGTTCGGCACCTTCCTCTTCAACTGCCCTCACCAGCGAGTCAAGGAAAGCACT GAATTTGCTATAAGCAAAAATATTCAGCTGGGTGATGAGAAAGGCCTCAGGTTTCCGTGTGTTTGGGACTGGTCTCTTCAGTTCACGAGCCGGGACCGGCTGCTGTTCCACAACCCGCTGTTCATCGGGAAGAGCACGCCCAGCGTGCACAATGGGGCTGTCCGGACCTTCAAGCGCTCCAAG aaaaactaCAGCTCCACATTGCGAGGTGTCCCCCCAGCACTAAAAAACGGAATCATCGGTGAGCAGGAGTTCCTTCCAAGAAGAAACTCTCTGATACTAAAATTGAAGCCAGAGTTTTTCCAGtcagcagaggggcagagccACAGTATGGAGCAGTACTTCAGAGACTGGTTTGCAAAGCCCGTTGATTTGCACGGCATCATTCTGCCCCATCTCTCTGGAACACAAATAAAACTGTGGAAACTCTGCTACTTCCGCTGGGTTCCTGAGGCGCAGATCAACCATGGGGGCTCCATCACCGCCTTCCACAGAGTTtctctgctggcagatgagGTGGACATGTTAAACCGCAGCCTGCGGCAGTACAAGAGCAAGTCCTCCTTGCAAGGCCACTGCTCAGAACTGGATCAAAGCAGGATGTACTTCAGAGCAAATGGTTTAAATGACACCTCAGGTGCCCCAGACTTTCTCTCCTCttcattcccattttctcctGTAGGGAACCTATGCA
- the MTMR10 gene encoding myotubularin-related protein 10 isoform X2 — MFSLKQPKPTFKSYLLPQADDNIASEPRIKKLEPVLLPGEIVVNEVNFVRKCIATDTSQYDLWGKLVCTNFKISFITDDPMPLQKFHYKNLLLGEHDVPLTCIEQIVTVNDTKRKQKVLGPNQKLKFNPTELIIYCKDFRIVRFRFDEAGPESAKKVCLAIAHYSQPTDLQLLFAFEYVGEIYHNPAKKVNGIDPGGGGGGISSASGQQTPLFETYSDWDREIKRTGASEWRVCSVNEGYMISTCLPEYFVVPSSLADQDLKLYSYSFIGRRMPLWSWNHPNGSALVRMANIKDVLQQRRIDQRICNAITRSHPLRSDVYKSDLDKCLPNIQEIQAAHNKLKQLCVDDPFDETEEKWLSSLENTRWLEYVRAFLKHSAELVYMMECKHVSVVLQEEEGRDLSCLAASLIQVMLDPYFRTIVGFQSLIQKEWVMAGYQFLDRCNHLKRSDKESPLFLMFLDCVWQLLEQYPAAFEFSEVYLTVLYDSARISLFGTFLFNCPHQRVKESTEFAISKNIQLGDEKGLRFPCVWDWSLQFTSRDRLLFHNPLFIGKSTPSVHNGAVRTFKRSKKNYSSTLRGVPPALKNGIIGEQEFLPRRNSLILKLKPEFFQSAEGQSHSMEQYFRDWFAKPVDLHGIILPHLSGTQIKLWKLCYFRWVPEAQINHGGSITAFHRVSLLADEVDMLNRSLRQYKSKSSLQGHCSELDQSRMYFRANGLNDTSGAPDFLSSSFPFSPVGNLCRRSILGTPLSKFLSGAKIWLSTETLANED, encoded by the exons gtGAAATTGTGGTGAACGAAGTAAATTTTGTAAGGAAGTGCATTGCAACAGACACGAGCCAGTATGATCTGTGGGGCAAGCTGGTTTGCACTAACTTCAAGATTTCCTTTATTACAGATGACCCAATGCCACTGCAG AAATTCCATTATAAAAACCTCCTCCTTGGTGAACACGATGTCCCACTCACATGCATCGAGCAGATTGTCACAG TGAATGATACCAAGAGGAAGCAGAAGGTCCTTGGTCCCAAccaaaaactgaaatttaatcCGActgaattaataatttattgcaAAGACTTCCGTATTGTCAGGTTTCGTTTTGATGAAGCAGGTCCTGAAAGTGCAAAAAAG GTGTGCCTTGCAATAGCTCATTATTCTCAGCCAACGGATCTTCAGCTTCTCTTTGCATTTGAGTATGTTGGGGAAATATATCATAATCCAG CAAAGAAGGTGAATGGCATAGACCCAGGAGGTGGTGGCGGTGGCATCAGCAGTGCCAGTGGTCAACAGACTCCTCTGTTTGAAACTTACTCGGATTGGGATAGAGAAATCAAAAGGACAGGTGCATCCGAGTGGAGAGTGTGCTCAGTCAATGAAGGTTATATGATCTCCACTTG CCTACCAGAATATTTTGTGGTTCCGTCTTCCTTAGCAGATCAAGACCTGAAGCTGTACTCCTACTCCTTCATTGGGAGGCGAATGCCA TTATGGTCCTGGAATCACCCAAACGGGAGCGCCCTTGTGAGAATGGCCAACATTAAAGATGTATTGCAGCAGCGAAGAATTGATCAAAG GATTTGTAATGCCATAACTCGAAGCCATCCCCTGAGAAGTGATGTTTACAAATCTGACCTGGACAAGTGTCTCCCCAACATCCAGGAAATCCAGGCTGCACACAACAAACTCAAACAGCTCTGTGTTGATG ACCCTTTTGATGAAACTGAAGAGAAGTGGCTGTCCTCCCTGGAAAACACTCGCTGGTTAGAGTACGTTAG AGCCTTTCTTAAGCATTCTGCTGAGCTTGTCTACATGATGGAGTGTAAGCACGTTTCTGTAGTTCTACAAG AGGAAGAGGGACGGGACCTGAGCTgtcttgctgcttctctcaTTCAAGTCATGCTGGATCCCTATTTTCGAACAATTGTTGGATTTCAAAGCCTAATACAGAAGGAATGGGTCATGGCAGGATATCAATTTTTAGATAGGTGTAACCACTTAAAGAGATCTGACAAAGAG tcTCCTTTGTTCTTGATGTTCCTTGACTGCGTTTGGCAGCTGCTGGAACAATACCCAGCAGCCTTCGAGTTCTCTGAGGTGTACCTGACCGTCCTGTACGACAGCGCCCGCATCTCCTTGTTCGGCACCTTCCTCTTCAACTGCCCTCACCAGCGAGTCAAGGAAAGCACT GAATTTGCTATAAGCAAAAATATTCAGCTGGGTGATGAGAAAGGCCTCAGGTTTCCGTGTGTTTGGGACTGGTCTCTTCAGTTCACGAGCCGGGACCGGCTGCTGTTCCACAACCCGCTGTTCATCGGGAAGAGCACGCCCAGCGTGCACAATGGGGCTGTCCGGACCTTCAAGCGCTCCAAG aaaaactaCAGCTCCACATTGCGAGGTGTCCCCCCAGCACTAAAAAACGGAATCATCGGTGAGCAGGAGTTCCTTCCAAGAAGAAACTCTCTGATACTAAAATTGAAGCCAGAGTTTTTCCAGtcagcagaggggcagagccACAGTATGGAGCAGTACTTCAGAGACTGGTTTGCAAAGCCCGTTGATTTGCACGGCATCATTCTGCCCCATCTCTCTGGAACACAAATAAAACTGTGGAAACTCTGCTACTTCCGCTGGGTTCCTGAGGCGCAGATCAACCATGGGGGCTCCATCACCGCCTTCCACAGAGTTtctctgctggcagatgagGTGGACATGTTAAACCGCAGCCTGCGGCAGTACAAGAGCAAGTCCTCCTTGCAAGGCCACTGCTCAGAACTGGATCAAAGCAGGATGTACTTCAGAGCAAATGGTTTAAATGACACCTCAGGTGCCCCAGACTTTCTCTCCTCttcattcccattttctcctGTAGGGAACCTATGCA
- the MTMR10 gene encoding myotubularin-related protein 10 isoform X3: MPLQKFHYKNLLLGEHDVPLTCIEQIVTVNDTKRKQKVLGPNQKLKFNPTELIIYCKDFRIVRFRFDEAGPESAKKVCLAIAHYSQPTDLQLLFAFEYVGEIYHNPAKKVNGIDPGGGGGGISSASGQQTPLFETYSDWDREIKRTGASEWRVCSVNEGYMISTCLPEYFVVPSSLADQDLKLYSYSFIGRRMPLWSWNHPNGSALVRMANIKDVLQQRRIDQRICNAITRSHPLRSDVYKSDLDKCLPNIQEIQAAHNKLKQLCVDDPFDETEEKWLSSLENTRWLEYVRAFLKHSAELVYMMECKHVSVVLQEEEGRDLSCLAASLIQVMLDPYFRTIVGFQSLIQKEWVMAGYQFLDRCNHLKRSDKESPLFLMFLDCVWQLLEQYPAAFEFSEVYLTVLYDSARISLFGTFLFNCPHQRVKESTEFAISKNIQLGDEKGLRFPCVWDWSLQFTSRDRLLFHNPLFIGKSTPSVHNGAVRTFKRSKKNYSSTLRGVPPALKNGIIGEQEFLPRRNSLILKLKPEFFQSAEGQSHSMEQYFRDWFAKPVDLHGIILPHLSGTQIKLWKLCYFRWVPEAQINHGGSITAFHRVSLLADEVDMLNRSLRQYKSKSSLQGHCSELDQSRMYFRANGLNDTSGAPDFLSSSFPFSPVGNLCRRSILGTPLSKFLSGAKIWLSTETLANED; this comes from the exons ATGCCACTGCAG AAATTCCATTATAAAAACCTCCTCCTTGGTGAACACGATGTCCCACTCACATGCATCGAGCAGATTGTCACAG TGAATGATACCAAGAGGAAGCAGAAGGTCCTTGGTCCCAAccaaaaactgaaatttaatcCGActgaattaataatttattgcaAAGACTTCCGTATTGTCAGGTTTCGTTTTGATGAAGCAGGTCCTGAAAGTGCAAAAAAG GTGTGCCTTGCAATAGCTCATTATTCTCAGCCAACGGATCTTCAGCTTCTCTTTGCATTTGAGTATGTTGGGGAAATATATCATAATCCAG CAAAGAAGGTGAATGGCATAGACCCAGGAGGTGGTGGCGGTGGCATCAGCAGTGCCAGTGGTCAACAGACTCCTCTGTTTGAAACTTACTCGGATTGGGATAGAGAAATCAAAAGGACAGGTGCATCCGAGTGGAGAGTGTGCTCAGTCAATGAAGGTTATATGATCTCCACTTG CCTACCAGAATATTTTGTGGTTCCGTCTTCCTTAGCAGATCAAGACCTGAAGCTGTACTCCTACTCCTTCATTGGGAGGCGAATGCCA TTATGGTCCTGGAATCACCCAAACGGGAGCGCCCTTGTGAGAATGGCCAACATTAAAGATGTATTGCAGCAGCGAAGAATTGATCAAAG GATTTGTAATGCCATAACTCGAAGCCATCCCCTGAGAAGTGATGTTTACAAATCTGACCTGGACAAGTGTCTCCCCAACATCCAGGAAATCCAGGCTGCACACAACAAACTCAAACAGCTCTGTGTTGATG ACCCTTTTGATGAAACTGAAGAGAAGTGGCTGTCCTCCCTGGAAAACACTCGCTGGTTAGAGTACGTTAG AGCCTTTCTTAAGCATTCTGCTGAGCTTGTCTACATGATGGAGTGTAAGCACGTTTCTGTAGTTCTACAAG AGGAAGAGGGACGGGACCTGAGCTgtcttgctgcttctctcaTTCAAGTCATGCTGGATCCCTATTTTCGAACAATTGTTGGATTTCAAAGCCTAATACAGAAGGAATGGGTCATGGCAGGATATCAATTTTTAGATAGGTGTAACCACTTAAAGAGATCTGACAAAGAG tcTCCTTTGTTCTTGATGTTCCTTGACTGCGTTTGGCAGCTGCTGGAACAATACCCAGCAGCCTTCGAGTTCTCTGAGGTGTACCTGACCGTCCTGTACGACAGCGCCCGCATCTCCTTGTTCGGCACCTTCCTCTTCAACTGCCCTCACCAGCGAGTCAAGGAAAGCACT GAATTTGCTATAAGCAAAAATATTCAGCTGGGTGATGAGAAAGGCCTCAGGTTTCCGTGTGTTTGGGACTGGTCTCTTCAGTTCACGAGCCGGGACCGGCTGCTGTTCCACAACCCGCTGTTCATCGGGAAGAGCACGCCCAGCGTGCACAATGGGGCTGTCCGGACCTTCAAGCGCTCCAAG aaaaactaCAGCTCCACATTGCGAGGTGTCCCCCCAGCACTAAAAAACGGAATCATCGGTGAGCAGGAGTTCCTTCCAAGAAGAAACTCTCTGATACTAAAATTGAAGCCAGAGTTTTTCCAGtcagcagaggggcagagccACAGTATGGAGCAGTACTTCAGAGACTGGTTTGCAAAGCCCGTTGATTTGCACGGCATCATTCTGCCCCATCTCTCTGGAACACAAATAAAACTGTGGAAACTCTGCTACTTCCGCTGGGTTCCTGAGGCGCAGATCAACCATGGGGGCTCCATCACCGCCTTCCACAGAGTTtctctgctggcagatgagGTGGACATGTTAAACCGCAGCCTGCGGCAGTACAAGAGCAAGTCCTCCTTGCAAGGCCACTGCTCAGAACTGGATCAAAGCAGGATGTACTTCAGAGCAAATGGTTTAAATGACACCTCAGGTGCCCCAGACTTTCTCTCCTCttcattcccattttctcctGTAGGGAACCTATGCA